CTAACGTTGAATTTGCGAAGATCTTTCCTGGTCATTTCTTCTATTGTGATTTGTGATTAATCAAGAACCATATTTCTTATCGTCTTCAACGATTGTGTTGCAGGGCTATAATGGACTCAAGCCTGGTTGGACAAGAATCAGTCTCTCATACTACATTTCCAATGAAGAGTTCGAGTTCATACTTGCCGCCATTGAGTTCATTGCCATCTACGGCCAGCGCTTCCTCCCACTCTACCGCTTTAGCTGGAAAACCGGCGACTGGACGTGCAGGAAGAGCGCGGTCAGCAGCGTCGTGAATGGCAACCTTGAACCAGCAGGCAGAGACGGATGGCTGTCAACTTCTGGTTCCCTAATCTCAAACGGAAACGCCATGACCCTCGTTGAGCGCAAGTATGCGTCGTATCTCGAGAACGCCAAGCTCGCCGCCGATGCCCTCGACAGGTTCCCTCCGGCACGGCAGATTCCTCCAGAAGTTGATCAAGACCTCGTTCTTTTCAGGGTCTGATGTCGACGACGTAGCCTAACCAAATACTTTATGTACACTTGTTTACATGTGAAAGGCTTTTAACACTTTTCCATTAAAAATGTACATCTATGTGATTATCTAAACACGTTTATATGAGTTCCTTACATTTGCTTTTGTCTATGGTGTGCAATTTTTTATTGCAATTATGCTGCAAATTTTTTGGCTTAACATGGGATGAAGAAAAGTATAATCATGCACAAAATAAACTGCTAAGAACCTTTTGGTTGTATTTGGATGATACTTTTATCTTGCCCAATGTTCTGAAAACTTTGTTTTGTGTACACCGAGTATTTtaataagttttaaaaatttggtttGTTTGTTTGGGTTACATGTCTAGAACTTGGTTTTCTTTAAATCACCTGAGGGGGTCAGGGTTTTCACTCTAGTTTACAAAAGCCAAATCTTGttaaaacaacattttcttcaaaTCTAGACTTTTCTGTTCACATTAGTCATAAACTAATAATATAGTGATCTCCGTAAGCCCTTACGTGTATGAATCGATCTTCTCATTCGTATGGACACGCTGCGGTGGCGGTGCTTATGATTGACGAtcatgaaggaaaagaaaagaagaaaaagtcgCTGTGCCACGTAGAGGCGAACAACCCAAGATCACAAAATTTTGTGACTTGGAAAGATCGAGCCTGACCCTGTGACTAGGTCAGGGACAGGTCGTCGGTAGAAATTACTTTATTGAAGTCAGAGATTAGGGATGCGGGGGATGGTAGAGGAGTCCTTTGCTGCTGCTGATGGGTTGAAGTAACGGTGGAAGATTGTCAACACGAGCACCACAACATCAACATCTTCATGGTCATCATCCCCCATTCACATCTCAAGCATTGGCAGCAGATGCAGACGTAAGAATAAAACGAAGCCCGGTAGAAATTACTTTATTGAAGTCAGAGATTTGACCAGGGATGCGGGGGAAGGTAGAGGGAGTCCTTTGCTGCTGCTGATGGGTTTGAAGTAAACGGTGGAAGATTGTCAACACTAGCACCACAACATCAACATCTTCATGGTCATCATCCCCCATTCACATCTCAAGCATTGGCAGCAGATGCAGACgtaagaataaaataaaacgaAGCCAAAAGTAGCGTTCTTTACCAGAAAGGGAGGAGACAAGCCTGGTCCGAGTTTAATGAAGtgacaactctctctctctctctctctctctctttagggTCCTCCTTTTACCTCTCCTTTTTGAGCCCTTGTAAGAAAACTTGAGGATTCTCTTCTACATATTCTGCATACTCAGCTTCTCTCTTTCGGTTAATGGGGAATTTTCTGTGGTTCCAGACGGGAGTCGTTTTGATAGAGCGGACGTAAGAAGAAGGTACCCTCTTCGATTGCGCGTTCTCATTAATTCTTCTGTCTTGCATATGATTCGGACTTTTGGAATTTTGAGACATACTGTTGATGGCCAAATTGATCTTTCGCGACCCATCGATAAAGATAGGTCAGGGAGGATTGCTTCTCTTGATTTGGTGAAAATTGAGTTGTCATGTTTCTTTGGTTTGCTAGTATGCCTTTTCCATTTATTGTACCATGGGAAAGAATCTTGGGCTGCTTGTTCTTTAGGTGCGTTCACTGTGGTTTTGAAgagctttctttttcatccCCTGCTTCTGGTGCCTTTCTTGCTTGGGCGAAAATTGAGGTGCCATGTTTCTCTAGGTTGCTAATCTGCCGTTTCCATTTATGGTAGCATTAGGAAGAACCTTGTGCTTTGCTTGTTCTTTAGGTGTGTACATTATGGTTTTGAATTTTGGGCAACGTTTGGTCTTAAATTTGGTTCACCAAGTAGGGTCTTCTGGTGGATGACCGTCTTAGGCCTCAACATCACTACTAGGTTTAGTCTGCGGGGAAGTAAATTTTTCTGTAATCCATCACTAGGAGATTGGTTCTCGTCAAGTGGTTCCTATATTGCTGACAGTTTGGGGAATGTAACGGGATGTGGAGGATGTCCTATCAATTTGTCGCAGGAAGGGTCTTGAAGTATCAAATGGTTTGAATCCCGTACTACGATTGTCTTATTTTCTTAGATATTCTTAAtaattgtttcattttcttaaggattcgtattgatttgaagagggATTCAAAAGAAGGCTGCTTATTGATAACTTTGGTCTTCACCTCTGTTGCCTTTGATGTGAACATTGGCATCTCCCTTGTTTCTGTCCTATCCTACTAAATTGGTCTGCAAGTTGTGTCTATGGTGTTGTGGTGGTTAAAATGGGGCTTCATTGATTTAAGAGATCCACTCGAACTCTCATCGAGTTTAGTTATAACTTAAGTGGTTTTCACCTCTACCTCCTTTCCATTTTTCAATATTTGCTCGTGTATAAAATTATTTGTTCATGTCATATACTTAGAAACAACGTTTCTTACTTTGTTCCCTTCACTGCCGGCAGGAGAGAGCAGGTGGTTAGGCAAGTTGTGAATATCAAGTCCCAACCATACCATTCTGCACCCTAAGCTTTCATGGTGTTCTTCTCTTAAGGATAATACATGGTGTTTGGGACTCATTAAGATTTTCCTCTTAGAAGCGAGTTCATTAATGTGCCCTGATCTTGAAGGATTCATcgggggaaaaagaaaacccaagaaatatatatactttGATTTTCACCTGATGCTAACTTTATGGcgtttgaaaaatataatcattgTAAATGGTTCCATTGCTCTGCAATGCAGCAGGCTTCAAGTTTGGTGATTCTCAGGGCCGCAAGCAATCATGCCCTTTTGGTGACTTTGTCtagatgagaaagaaaatatgatttcttcCGTTCTTGGACAGTAGGAAGATAAAAATTGTTAGGTATGGGGGAAAATCTCCAGCGTGCGATTATACACCTGTGGTCATTGATAAGACTTTCTATGAGTTCAAGGCTAGTGGATTGATCTGGAAGGAATAGGCTAACTTTATTTCATTTGAAATGTTTCTTTCCTCTTAAGGCCATGGTTCATTTCCCTTAAACATTTGTAGGTGCAAAACCTTTATGTAGATGCCTGATACAGATGGCATTTCTGATTTCCTGAATGCAGAATATGCTTTCACTTTTTCGGTTCAGGTTACAGCAGCCAGtacgataatatatatatatatatatatatatatatatatattgtcctGTATATGTGGCTTCAACTATTTGTTGTTTTAAGTACAAATGTGGTTTACACTAACAAACTAGCCAATGCCAGGCAATATCGACCAATTTCACTGACTTCATCAATATTGATTCTACTAAGATTGTTGCAGTGGTACTACCATTTGACGAATGTCAAGCACGTGCATGTAATACATGATCTAGTGGGTATACATAAATTAGAATTGTATATATTGTTCCCGCACtacacttttttgttttgtttccatatcACTTTTCATATCATAGCAAGTTTACTGGATATCCAGTTAAGAACTGTTCTTCTGCTACAGAATAACGAGACGCTTGATGATTGGATCTTGTAAAGCTGTATACCATTTGCTAATCTTCTCATGGATGAAAATGTTCGATAGAATATATCATGGATATTCAGTCGTTATAACTgccaaattattttttgaaatagtaCAATCAGGTATGTAAAAGGgatattttagaaaaacaacGGCTGTAGTTAGATGCTAGTCTCAGTGGCACAAAGACCCAATTTAGACAACCAGACAGTCCACAGTGTTGGTGTCTGTCTTGATTCAACCTGCTTCACTCAATTTATATGTGCGTCTGATGGTTGCCATCATTGAAGAAGTTGTGTCTGTTATGGGCTGGGGACCTCCTTCAGATCCAGAAATTTGCTTAATTTGAATGATTTTCTGCTATTATTTAAAAGTCACAAAATACAAGATGGAAAAGAACTGAAAAGAGTTCTTCGTCTGACTTGCGTCTCCACTAAATTCTGCTTTGCTATTTTAGCCAGAAAAACTGAAattgtaatttattttttcagtaaTGGATGCTTCCCCACTAAATTCAAAGGGGAGATATGAAGATGATAACCAAACCGCAGGAAACGTATTGGGCATAACAGATATGACACCTTGGGATGGTGCCACAGGCTGCAATTTTTCTGCTGAACAGAAACAGGATGTAGGGCGTGTTATTCTGGTGAAGTGGGGCGATGTGACGAGAAAGATTGGAATTGATGGATCTTCAGCTGCAATCAAAGAGGCCATTAGGAATGCTTTCAGATTAAGATCCAAACGATCATTTTGGTTGGAAGATGGAGATGGCGTAGTCAGAAGCCTTGATCGTGCAATGCCGTTGACAACTTATACCCTTCATGTTGATCTTGGTATAGCTGTTGTTGGCTGCTACTTATTAAGACTGCCATTTATCAATTTGCAAGTTTCTCCAAGGAATAAACTCCAACATTTTTAGGTGTCACCATCAAGATTTACCAGTATGATGAGTGCAATCAACACGTCGTGAGCAGTGAGGATGCAACCTTGTACAGTGAAGAGGATTTCAGGGAGCTTCTATCCAGGCTCGGATGGAGAGCGCTGAGAGAGGTTGGGACCTACAAGGATGTTGAATCTATTGCTGAGCTTAGAGAGGATGTTGCATACCATCACAGTGGCTTCAAGACGTGAGACTATGCTTTAGGTGCTGTTCTGATTTCTTGAACTTATGGTTATTTTAACTATTTAACTATGGTTACCCAGATATATGAACTCAAACTACCCATAAGCTTTTCAAGTTGTTTTATCCAACAGGAGAAATGATTGTTAAGTCAGGCTAATGGCATCGCATCTGATACCATGTCCTGGCCACAGCAACCTGCTCTTGCTCTTTGGTGGTACCTTTGTTCTTTTGCGGAGAAAAGAAAGCAGATTCTGGAGATGAAGAAAAGTGGCAAACCGTATTTCCTCGTGTATTGGTTATCAAAAAACTACTTGAGTTGCACAAATTCTTGAACAATTCCAGATGCACCTTCATAGTGCTAAAATGTTTTTTGACTCGTTCAACTTTTAACCTGATTTTTCTCAATGACTTGGAAGCATGTAAAAAATTGTGAGAAGTAGCCGTTGTTAACAAggcatctcttttcttttactaGAGGTAGCATAttcaataatatatatgatgtaatatATGCAAGTAAATTTcaactatttttcaaataaaatcggGTTCAGTTGAACGGTGGACAAAGAAGAGGTATCTCCGTCTCGTTTTGTCGTAGACTGTCTCTAAACTTGTGCTAATTCACCCAGAACTATCTCATTTATTCGACTCTGATTGGGTTAGTTTCACAAATAGGTGTATAGCTTTAACTGTCGTGTTTTAGATTCTGCGCAAAGAGAAACTCCTGAGGCTTTGTCAAGGGGGGACTACCATGTTTTAGTTTCTACCACGGACTGTCAATATCCCGGTTAAGTTTCAGAAGAAGGAAGCCTCTCCACAGCTTGGGCATTTCAGCAGCCATGACTCTGAACTTCAAACACTTGATCCACCAAACCAGGTGGTCACATTTGGCGCTCGGTTACCATTAAGTCAATGCACCACCATTGAAACAAAGTATTGCCACAGGCGCAAATAGCGCAGTAGGGTTCTGAAAGTATTCACAACACAAGGTATTGCCACAAGTGCAATGCAGTAGCTTTCTGAAAGTATTCACAATCATATTCCAGCATTTTTGCATGTTCTCTAGCAGCAGCTACTTAAAAGTAAATCAAAACCCTGAATGTCTGCAAAAAGAAACAGCCATGTCGGTTTGACAAAAAGTGGGTGATTCTAGTGGAACAAGCTT
This window of the Nymphaea colorata isolate Beijing-Zhang1983 chromosome 2, ASM883128v2, whole genome shotgun sequence genome carries:
- the LOC116247594 gene encoding trihelix transcription factor GT-4-like isoform X1, translating into MAKLIFRDPSIKIVMDASPLNSKGRYEDDNQTAGNVLGITDMTPWDGATGCNFSAEQKQDVGRVILVKWGDVTRKIGIDGSSAAIKEAIRNAFRLRSKRSFWLEDGDGVVRSLDRAMPLTTYTLHVDLGVTIKIYQYDECNQHVVSSEDATLYSEEDFRELLSRLGWRALREVGTYKDVESIAELREDVAYHHSGFKT
- the LOC116247594 gene encoding trihelix transcription factor GT-4-like isoform X2, giving the protein MDASPLNSKGRYEDDNQTAGNVLGITDMTPWDGATGCNFSAEQKQDVGRVILVKWGDVTRKIGIDGSSAAIKEAIRNAFRLRSKRSFWLEDGDGVVRSLDRAMPLTTYTLHVDLGVTIKIYQYDECNQHVVSSEDATLYSEEDFRELLSRLGWRALREVGTYKDVESIAELREDVAYHHSGFKT